Within the Armatimonadia bacterium genome, the region GAGGTAGTGAACCCGCTCGAACTGGGGGATGGTCTGGTGGAGGCGCTTCGTGACATGACCGCCGGCGGCGCCGACGTCGTCATCGAGGCGGCCGGTCTGCCCGTGACTGCCGGGCAGGCGCTCAAGTCTGCCCGCCGCGGCGGCACGGTGCTGTTCTTCGGGGTCTGCCCGCCCAACTTCGAGTTGCCGCTGAACCCCTACGAGGTGTACCACAGCGAGCTGACGATCCGAGGAACCTATACGAACCCCTTCACGGATAGCCGGGCTCTGCAGCTACTCGCCTCCGGCCGCGTTCAGGTCGGCCCAATCATCACTCACCGGTTCCCTCTGGAGCAGGTCGCAGAGGGCCTCGACGCCGTCCGACGGGGCGATACCGTCAAGGCCCTTGTGATCCCTTCCTGAGAGTGCCGTTGCCGCTCCAACTACTCCTGCGGGTACCGCTTCCGCGCTTCCTCCAGGTACTGGGCGACGTCGACCACCGGCGCGGTCCACAGCGTCTCCTTCTCGTCGGCGAGGTAGTCCAGGAGCTCCGTGAACTCGTACTCGGCGATCCCCAGCCGCCCTCCCTCGATGCTGTGGAAGGCGAAGATGATCCAGCGCCCGTACTTGGCCGCCTTCCGCACAAGCCCGATCAGCTCGGTCCCGCGGCAGTGCTCCCCGTTATGCGACCACAGCAGGTGCAGGTCGCAGTTCAGCGGTGTGTTCGCGAAGCCGTACTCCCCTACTCCCCGTGCCGCGACGAAGTGGCGCGCGATCATCGGCACGTAGCTTTGCCGTGTCGGACCGGAGCCCACGTCCGTCTGGTAGCATGGATAGGCGAAGCTCCGCGCCTGCGCCGGGATAACTGCTTGCAGACGCCGCTCAGCCTCCACCACATCCGCCTCGATGTCCTCAACCGTCGACCGC harbors:
- a CDS encoding polysaccharide deacetylase family protein; translation: MIVDSREVWQDSLQAAVSLTFDDGHPSQLERAIPLMEERGLRGTFYLNPKAEDWTKWLEPWKAVAARGHEIGNHTLSHTCSRNFSTDTAAKGLERSTVEDIEADVVEAERRLQAVIPAQARSFAYPCYQTDVGSGPTRQSYVPMIARHFVAARGVGEYGFANTPLNCDLHLLWSHNGEHCRGTELIGLVRKAAKYGRWIIFAFHSIEGGRLGIAEYEFTELLDYLADEKETLWTAPVVDVAQYLEEARKRYPQE